One Nonomuraea angiospora DNA segment encodes these proteins:
- a CDS encoding carbohydrate ABC transporter permease — protein sequence MRVRTRGYWLYLVPSLLLFLVVIVVPFLMNVGASFTRWSGVGTPRWIGLDNYTRLLKDERFWQSFQHNVGLIVAMAIVPTAIGLVLAAALFDYIGKKFGSRTASALRAMYYLPQVLPVAVAGVVWGWMLHPSYGAINQIFGLDLDWLGDPDLALATVMAVMVWFQLGYPVVIFMAGLQRVDPAYYEAAEIDGASWWRRFWHITLPQIRPEVFVVLLTCTIAALKVFGPIFVLTRGGPGNATMVPSYFSYLNFFQKSNVGYGSAIATVLALIIIVVTFLFLRVQERER from the coding sequence ATGCGGGTGCGCACAAGGGGGTACTGGCTCTACCTGGTCCCCAGCCTGCTGCTGTTCCTGGTCGTCATCGTCGTGCCGTTCCTCATGAACGTGGGCGCGAGCTTCACCCGCTGGTCGGGGGTCGGCACGCCCAGGTGGATCGGCTTGGACAACTACACCAGGCTGTTGAAGGACGAGCGGTTCTGGCAGTCGTTCCAGCACAACGTGGGCCTGATCGTGGCCATGGCCATCGTGCCGACCGCGATCGGCCTCGTGCTGGCGGCCGCCCTGTTCGACTACATCGGCAAGAAATTCGGGTCCCGCACGGCCTCGGCGCTGCGGGCCATGTACTACCTGCCGCAGGTGCTGCCGGTGGCGGTGGCCGGCGTGGTGTGGGGCTGGATGCTGCACCCGTCGTACGGCGCGATCAACCAGATCTTCGGCCTCGACCTCGACTGGCTCGGAGATCCCGACCTGGCGCTGGCCACGGTCATGGCGGTCATGGTCTGGTTCCAGCTCGGCTACCCGGTGGTGATCTTCATGGCGGGGCTGCAGCGCGTGGACCCGGCCTACTACGAGGCGGCCGAGATCGACGGGGCCTCGTGGTGGCGCAGGTTCTGGCACATCACGCTCCCGCAGATCCGGCCGGAGGTCTTCGTGGTGCTGCTGACGTGCACGATCGCCGCGCTCAAGGTGTTCGGGCCGATCTTCGTGCTGACCCGCGGAGGGCCCGGCAACGCGACGATGGTGCCGTCGTACTTCTCGTACCTGAACTTCTTCCAGAAGAGCAACGTCGGGTACGGCTCCGCGATCGCCACGGTGCTGGCCCTGATCATCATCGTCGTGACGTTCCTGTTCCTGCGGGTCCAGGAGCGTGAGCGATGA
- a CDS encoding glycoside hydrolase family 3 protein — protein MRKIPLLATLTLAAALLAAPPAQAADYPFQNPALPVEQRVEDLLGRLTLQEKLGLLHQSQAAIPRLGIAYHKNGTEALHGVAWSNDLNDKWSQKLASGTVFPQAVGLASTWDPALIKKVGSAVGDEARGYNAVDPTVWGLQVWAPVVDLLRDPRAGRNEEGYSEDPLLTGAISTAYGKGLQGDDPFYLKTAPVLKHYLAYNNETNRGTSSSNLTPKLKHEYYEQAFKAAISANAATGVMASYNLVNGRPNHVNPDLGTTVRSWTDKTLYNVSDAWGPYALTETEKYYDNKPEAFAAVLKAGLDSYTIDDSNPGPLAEQLTAALNQGFITQADVDRAVRNVLTIRTRLGHFDPDGGPYKKITKDVINSPANQQLNREAAGKAAVLLRNSGALPFKRPKSAAVVGPLAGTLYHDWYGGTMPYQVTPLDGIKERVADVSTGTGLERIALKHLASSKYITATGTGPDDNAALVDTAPTAASEWDLTDWTSGVSTLRNAGNGKLLGGDWRSLDTDDDQPHGWYVQQQFALERQSDGSYLIRYAGYETGDGWYGLPEPYVTVSADGTLGLGAKDQAAKFGKEVVSDGVAEAAAQAAKAQVAVVVVGSNPFVAGREVHDRSNLQLGEGQRRLIEAVRKANPRTVVVLETSYPVIVDAPNLLWTTHAGAETGHAVADVLFGAVNPAGRLTQTWPATDNLPSIYDYDLAKTGMTYLYGKDKPLYAFGHGLSYTSFGYQGLTVQGDKVSVKVTNTGKVKGDEVVQLYTHQRESRFKQPVKQLRGFQRVTLNPGQSRTVTFHLKKSDLAVWDYTRGRWAVESATHDVLVGSASDKIRQSATLRVSGETIPVRDLTRTTRAMDFDDYAGVTFADETKAGGEAVEGSAGDWISFTGASFGSRFTAGVSSVSGGSLELRSGSPTGALLGTVQVPATGGVYQWGTATATVKAGGGSLYFVFKGDLRIKDFALAR, from the coding sequence ATGCGAAAGATCCCGCTACTAGCTACCCTCACCCTCGCGGCCGCGCTGCTGGCCGCGCCCCCCGCCCAGGCCGCCGACTACCCGTTCCAGAACCCGGCCCTGCCGGTGGAGCAGCGGGTCGAGGACCTGCTCGGCCGCCTCACGCTCCAGGAGAAGCTGGGGCTGCTGCACCAGTCGCAGGCGGCCATCCCGCGGCTGGGCATCGCGTACCACAAGAACGGCACCGAGGCGCTGCACGGCGTCGCCTGGTCCAACGACCTCAACGACAAGTGGAGCCAGAAGCTCGCCAGCGGCACCGTGTTCCCGCAGGCCGTGGGGCTGGCCAGCACGTGGGACCCGGCGCTGATCAAGAAGGTGGGCTCCGCCGTCGGCGACGAGGCCCGCGGCTACAACGCCGTGGACCCGACCGTGTGGGGCCTGCAGGTGTGGGCGCCCGTCGTGGACCTGCTGCGGGACCCGCGGGCGGGCCGCAACGAGGAGGGCTACTCGGAGGACCCGCTCCTGACCGGGGCGATCTCCACCGCCTACGGCAAGGGCCTGCAGGGTGACGACCCCTTCTACCTGAAGACCGCGCCCGTCCTGAAGCACTACCTGGCCTACAACAACGAGACCAACCGCGGCACCAGCTCCTCCAACCTGACGCCGAAGCTCAAGCACGAGTACTACGAGCAGGCGTTCAAGGCGGCCATCTCGGCCAACGCCGCGACCGGGGTCATGGCGTCGTACAACCTGGTCAACGGGCGGCCCAACCACGTCAACCCCGACCTCGGCACCACGGTCAGGTCGTGGACGGACAAGACGCTCTACAACGTCAGCGACGCCTGGGGGCCATACGCGCTCACCGAGACGGAGAAGTACTACGACAACAAGCCCGAGGCGTTCGCCGCGGTGCTCAAGGCGGGGCTCGACAGCTACACCATCGACGACAGCAACCCCGGGCCGCTGGCCGAGCAGCTCACGGCCGCGCTGAACCAGGGGTTCATCACGCAGGCCGACGTGGACAGGGCCGTACGCAATGTCCTGACCATCCGCACCCGGCTGGGGCACTTCGACCCGGACGGCGGGCCGTACAAGAAGATCACCAAGGATGTGATCAACAGCCCGGCCAACCAGCAGCTGAACCGGGAGGCAGCGGGCAAGGCGGCGGTGCTGCTGCGGAACTCCGGGGCTCTGCCGTTCAAGCGGCCGAAGTCGGCGGCCGTGGTCGGGCCGCTGGCCGGGACGCTGTACCACGACTGGTACGGAGGCACCATGCCCTACCAGGTGACGCCGCTCGACGGGATCAAGGAGCGCGTCGCCGACGTCAGCACCGGCACCGGGCTGGAGCGGATCGCGCTCAAGCACCTGGCCTCCAGCAAGTACATCACCGCCACCGGCACCGGGCCCGACGACAACGCGGCCCTGGTCGACACGGCGCCCACCGCGGCCTCCGAGTGGGACCTGACCGACTGGACCAGCGGCGTCTCCACGCTGCGCAACGCGGGCAACGGCAAGCTGCTCGGCGGCGACTGGCGCTCGCTCGACACCGACGACGACCAGCCCCACGGCTGGTACGTCCAGCAGCAGTTCGCCCTGGAGCGCCAGTCCGACGGCAGCTACCTGATCAGGTACGCCGGTTACGAGACCGGTGATGGCTGGTACGGCCTGCCCGAGCCGTACGTCACGGTCTCCGCCGACGGCACGCTCGGCCTGGGCGCCAAGGACCAGGCGGCGAAGTTCGGCAAGGAGGTCGTCTCCGACGGCGTCGCCGAGGCCGCCGCGCAGGCCGCCAAGGCCCAGGTGGCGGTCGTGGTGGTCGGCAGCAACCCGTTCGTCGCGGGGCGCGAGGTCCACGACCGCTCCAACCTGCAGCTCGGCGAGGGGCAGCGGCGGCTGATCGAGGCCGTGCGCAAGGCCAACCCGCGCACCGTCGTCGTCCTGGAGACCAGCTACCCGGTCATCGTGGACGCCCCGAACCTGCTGTGGACCACGCACGCGGGCGCGGAGACCGGACACGCGGTCGCCGACGTGCTCTTCGGCGCCGTCAACCCGGCCGGCCGGCTCACCCAGACCTGGCCCGCCACCGACAACCTGCCGAGCATCTACGACTACGACCTGGCCAAGACCGGGATGACGTACCTGTACGGGAAGGACAAGCCGCTCTACGCGTTCGGGCACGGCCTGAGCTACACCTCGTTCGGCTACCAGGGGCTGACCGTCCAGGGCGACAAGGTGAGCGTCAAGGTCACCAACACCGGCAAGGTGAAGGGTGACGAGGTGGTCCAGCTCTACACCCACCAGCGCGAGTCCCGCTTCAAGCAGCCGGTCAAGCAGCTGCGCGGCTTCCAGCGCGTCACGCTGAACCCGGGCCAGTCGCGTACCGTGACCTTCCACCTGAAGAAGTCGGACCTCGCGGTCTGGGACTACACCCGGGGCAGGTGGGCCGTGGAGAGCGCCACCCACGACGTGCTCGTCGGCTCGGCGTCCGACAAGATCCGCCAGTCCGCCACGCTGCGGGTCTCCGGCGAGACCATCCCCGTGCGTGACCTGACGCGGACCACGCGGGCGATGGACTTCGACGACTACGCGGGCGTGACGTTCGCGGACGAGACCAAGGCCGGCGGCGAGGCCGTGGAAGGCTCGGCGGGGGACTGGATCTCCTTCACCGGCGCCTCCTTCGGCTCCCGCTTCACGGCCGGCGTGTCCTCGGTGAGCGGCGGCTCGCTGGAGCTGCGCTCCGGCTCGCCGACCGGTGCCCTGCTGGGCACCGTCCAGGTGCCCGCCACGGGCGGCGTCTACCAGTGGGGCACGGCGACCGCCACGGTCAAGGCGGGCGGCGGGAGCCTGTACTTCGTGTTCAAGGGTGACCTGCGGATCAAGGACTTCGCGCTCGCCCGATGA
- a CDS encoding carbohydrate ABC transporter permease, with translation MRGPGRWAVLFALVVLAVVMVFPFAIVAINAVKSPAEYSSDGPLSLPDGLYLQGLVDFWNRVEFGTKLWNSLLISASVAVLAVVLSVLNAYALGIGRVKGRLSILVLFLVANTLPQEALAYPLYYLAKAVGLYDTQLSVIIVMTVIQAAFGTYLLSAVLGQFPKEILEAAAIDGAGRLRSLWRIVVPISRPTLNVLLIFFFIWTWNEFFLPLIFLISNDTQTVPVALAVLQGEKYMDATMSSASALLGLLPAVAFFLIFQRTLTRGVTVGAIK, from the coding sequence ATGAGGGGCCCGGGGCGCTGGGCGGTGCTGTTCGCGCTGGTCGTGCTGGCGGTCGTGATGGTGTTCCCGTTCGCGATCGTGGCGATCAACGCGGTCAAGTCGCCGGCCGAGTACAGCTCCGACGGGCCGCTGAGCCTGCCCGACGGGCTCTACCTCCAGGGGCTCGTCGACTTCTGGAACCGGGTGGAGTTCGGCACGAAGCTCTGGAACAGCCTCCTGATCAGCGCGTCCGTGGCCGTGCTCGCCGTCGTGCTGTCGGTGCTCAACGCGTACGCGCTGGGCATCGGCAGGGTGAAGGGCCGGCTGTCGATCCTCGTGCTGTTCCTGGTGGCCAACACGCTGCCGCAGGAGGCGCTGGCCTACCCGCTGTACTACCTGGCCAAGGCGGTCGGGCTGTACGACACCCAGCTGTCGGTGATCATCGTCATGACGGTGATCCAGGCGGCGTTCGGCACGTACCTGCTGAGCGCGGTCCTGGGCCAGTTCCCGAAGGAGATCCTTGAGGCGGCGGCGATCGACGGCGCGGGGCGGCTGCGGTCCCTGTGGCGGATCGTGGTGCCGATCAGCAGGCCCACCCTCAACGTGCTGCTGATCTTCTTCTTCATCTGGACCTGGAACGAGTTCTTCCTGCCGCTGATCTTCCTGATCTCGAACGACACCCAGACCGTGCCCGTCGCGCTCGCCGTGCTGCAGGGCGAGAAGTACATGGACGCCACGATGTCCAGCGCCTCGGCGCTGCTCGGCCTCCTGCCGGCGGTCGCCTTCTTCCTGATTTTCCAGCGCACGCTGACCCGCGGTGTGACGGTCGGCGCCATCAAATGA
- a CDS encoding ABC transporter substrate-binding protein translates to MMKTRAAAALAVAVLVLSACGSGGSDTPSAQSSSQPRTLKLWHYESADSAMGKAWTEAIKKFEASHPNVKVKFEAKGFEQIQKTASMVLNSDEAPDLMEYNKGNATAGLLSKQGLLTDLSEEAAKRGWDKLLPGGLQTTAKYDDRGVMGSGKWYGVPNYGEFVMVYYNKDLFDKHKVQVPTTFEQFTAAMDTFVKAGVTPIGTAGAEYPAQQIFYQLALTKAQKPWLDAFQSYKGKVDFHGPEFTYGADTFADWVKKGYIAKNSSGVKAEDMGVAFMNGKFPMMISGSWWYGRFASEIKKFEWDHFLFPGATMSPGSSGNLWVVPEKSENKDLAYDFIDITMSKDIQNLLGNSGGVPVAADPAAITDAKSKELIETFNKLTSQDGLAFYPDWPAPGYYDVLVAGIQNLINGSKAPSAVLDEIAKPYEDNLADIGN, encoded by the coding sequence ATGATGAAGACAAGAGCCGCGGCGGCGCTCGCCGTCGCGGTCCTGGTCCTGTCGGCGTGCGGCTCGGGAGGCTCGGACACCCCGTCCGCCCAGAGCAGCAGTCAGCCGCGCACTCTCAAACTCTGGCACTACGAGTCGGCCGACAGCGCCATGGGCAAGGCGTGGACCGAGGCGATCAAGAAGTTCGAGGCGTCGCACCCGAACGTGAAGGTCAAGTTCGAGGCCAAGGGCTTCGAGCAGATCCAGAAGACCGCGAGCATGGTGCTCAACTCCGACGAGGCGCCCGACCTCATGGAGTACAACAAGGGCAACGCCACCGCCGGTCTGCTGTCCAAGCAGGGGCTGCTCACCGACCTGAGCGAGGAGGCCGCCAAGCGCGGCTGGGACAAGCTGCTGCCCGGCGGCCTGCAGACCACCGCCAAGTACGACGACCGCGGCGTCATGGGCTCCGGCAAGTGGTACGGCGTGCCGAACTACGGCGAGTTCGTGATGGTCTATTACAACAAGGACCTGTTCGACAAGCACAAGGTCCAGGTGCCGACGACGTTCGAGCAGTTCACGGCCGCGATGGACACGTTCGTCAAGGCAGGGGTGACCCCCATCGGCACCGCCGGCGCCGAGTACCCGGCCCAGCAGATCTTCTACCAGCTCGCGCTGACCAAGGCGCAGAAGCCGTGGCTGGACGCCTTCCAGTCCTACAAGGGCAAGGTCGACTTCCACGGCCCCGAGTTCACCTACGGCGCCGACACGTTCGCCGACTGGGTGAAGAAGGGCTACATCGCCAAGAACTCGTCCGGCGTGAAGGCCGAGGACATGGGCGTGGCCTTCATGAACGGCAAGTTCCCCATGATGATCAGCGGTAGCTGGTGGTACGGCCGATTCGCCTCGGAGATCAAGAAGTTCGAGTGGGACCACTTCCTCTTCCCCGGCGCCACGATGTCCCCGGGGTCGAGCGGCAACCTCTGGGTCGTGCCCGAGAAGTCGGAGAACAAGGACCTGGCCTACGACTTCATCGACATCACCATGAGCAAGGACATCCAGAACCTGCTCGGCAACTCCGGCGGCGTCCCCGTGGCCGCCGACCCGGCCGCGATCACCGACGCGAAGAGCAAGGAGCTCATCGAGACGTTCAACAAGCTCACCAGCCAGGACGGCCTGGCCTTCTACCCCGACTGGCCCGCGCCCGGCTACTACGACGTGCTGGTCGCCGGGATCCAGAACCTCATCAACGGCAGCAAGGCGCCGTCCGCGGTGCTGGACGAGATCGCCAAGCCGTACGAGGACAACCTCGCCGACATCGGCAACTAG
- a CDS encoding cellulose-binding domain-containing protein — MRRRLSVMFTVAAVLLVAAIVRMSPVSAVASDPYAYKNVRIDGGGFVPGIIFNPTEKNLIYARTDIGGAYRWNQSTKSWTPLLDWAGWDKWGYNGVISLATDPVQTNRVYAAVGMYTNSWDPNNGAILRSTDKGDNWQVTPLPFKLGGNMPGRGMGEALSVDPNNNSVLYFGTPNGNGLWRSTDYGATWAKVASFPNPGNYAQDPNDSNGYLSHKPGVVWVTYDPRSSTKGTATKTIYVGVADKENNVYRTTDAGVTWSRVAGQPTGYLAHKGVLDSTNGYLYIATSDTGGPYDGAKGDVWRYATATGTWTQISPIPSSSSDDYFGYSGLTIDRQKPGTIMVATQISWWPDVIFFRSTDSGATWTRVWDWTSYPNRSFRYKHDISENPWLTFGANPQPPEVTPKLGWMTESLEIDPLDSNRMMYGTGATIYGTEDLTKWDSNTQFTIKPMAKGLEETAVLDLISPPSGASLVSALGDIGGFRHTNLDAVPSMIFTAPVFTSTTSLDYAEKSPSIMVRAGSFKDSDRPNDSHVAFSTDGGANWFQGTEPGGIDEGGTVAAAADGSRFVWAPKGVTPVYSVGYGNSWQQASGLPTGAIVESDRVNATKFYGLNGGRLYLSTNGGATFTATAASGLPANGKIKAVPGKEGDLWLAGDGGLWHSTDSGASFTKLPGITNSVNVGFGKAAPGGTYMAIFAVATIGGVTGLYRSDDAGANWARINDDKHQWGNMGEALTGDPRVYGRVYVGTNGRGILYGDRTGPPVTVTPTPTPTVTPTVTPTVTPTVTPTTGSGCAATYKGVNEWSGGFQAEVTVKNTGAAQITGWKVTWTWAGDQKISQLWGGTPAQTGANVSVVNAGYNGTLAPNGTTSFGFTGTYTGTNTPPATLTCAPA, encoded by the coding sequence ATGCGAAGAAGATTATCGGTCATGTTCACGGTCGCCGCCGTCCTGCTCGTGGCGGCGATCGTGCGGATGTCGCCGGTCTCGGCCGTCGCCTCGGATCCGTACGCGTACAAGAACGTCAGGATCGACGGCGGCGGCTTCGTACCCGGCATCATCTTCAACCCCACGGAGAAGAACCTCATCTACGCCCGCACCGACATCGGCGGGGCGTACCGGTGGAACCAGTCCACCAAGTCCTGGACCCCGCTGCTGGACTGGGCCGGCTGGGACAAGTGGGGCTACAACGGCGTGATCAGCCTCGCCACCGACCCCGTGCAGACCAACCGGGTGTACGCCGCCGTCGGCATGTACACCAACAGCTGGGACCCCAACAACGGCGCGATCCTGCGTTCGACGGACAAGGGCGACAACTGGCAGGTCACGCCGCTGCCGTTCAAACTGGGCGGGAACATGCCAGGACGCGGCATGGGCGAGGCGCTGTCGGTGGACCCGAACAACAACAGCGTCCTCTACTTCGGCACCCCCAACGGCAACGGGCTCTGGCGCAGCACCGACTACGGCGCCACCTGGGCGAAGGTGGCCAGCTTCCCGAACCCGGGCAACTACGCCCAGGACCCGAACGACTCCAACGGCTACCTGAGCCACAAGCCGGGCGTGGTCTGGGTGACCTACGACCCGCGCTCGTCCACCAAGGGCACCGCCACCAAGACCATCTACGTGGGCGTCGCCGACAAGGAGAACAACGTCTACCGCACCACCGACGCGGGCGTCACCTGGTCGCGCGTGGCCGGCCAGCCGACCGGCTACCTCGCCCACAAGGGCGTGCTGGACAGCACCAACGGCTACCTCTACATCGCGACGAGCGACACCGGCGGCCCGTACGACGGCGCCAAGGGCGACGTGTGGCGCTACGCCACCGCGACCGGCACCTGGACCCAGATCAGCCCCATCCCGTCGTCCAGCTCCGACGACTACTTCGGCTACAGCGGCCTGACGATCGACCGGCAGAAGCCGGGCACGATCATGGTGGCCACGCAGATCTCCTGGTGGCCGGACGTGATCTTCTTCAGGTCCACGGACTCCGGCGCGACCTGGACCCGCGTGTGGGACTGGACCTCGTACCCGAACCGCAGCTTCCGCTACAAGCACGACATCTCGGAGAACCCGTGGCTGACCTTCGGCGCCAACCCGCAGCCCCCTGAGGTCACCCCCAAGCTCGGCTGGATGACGGAGTCCCTGGAGATCGACCCGCTCGACTCCAACAGGATGATGTACGGCACCGGCGCCACGATCTACGGCACCGAGGACCTCACCAAGTGGGACTCGAACACCCAGTTCACCATCAAGCCCATGGCCAAGGGCCTGGAGGAGACGGCCGTCCTGGACCTGATCAGCCCGCCGAGCGGCGCGTCCCTGGTCAGCGCCCTGGGCGACATCGGCGGCTTCCGCCACACGAACCTGGACGCCGTGCCGTCGATGATCTTCACGGCCCCGGTCTTCACCTCGACCACCAGCCTGGACTACGCGGAGAAGTCCCCGTCGATCATGGTCAGGGCGGGCAGCTTCAAGGACTCCGACCGCCCGAACGACAGCCACGTGGCCTTCTCCACGGACGGCGGCGCGAACTGGTTCCAGGGCACGGAGCCGGGCGGCATCGACGAGGGCGGCACGGTGGCGGCCGCCGCCGACGGCTCCCGCTTCGTCTGGGCGCCCAAGGGCGTCACGCCGGTCTACTCGGTCGGGTACGGCAACTCCTGGCAGCAGGCGTCCGGCCTGCCCACGGGGGCGATCGTGGAGTCGGACCGCGTCAACGCGACGAAGTTCTACGGCCTCAACGGCGGACGCCTCTACCTCAGCACCAACGGCGGCGCGACCTTCACCGCCACCGCCGCCTCGGGCCTGCCCGCCAACGGCAAGATCAAGGCGGTGCCGGGCAAGGAGGGCGACCTGTGGCTGGCCGGTGACGGCGGCCTGTGGCACTCCACCGACAGCGGGGCGTCCTTCACGAAGCTGCCGGGCATCACCAACTCGGTGAACGTCGGTTTCGGCAAGGCGGCGCCCGGCGGCACGTACATGGCGATCTTCGCGGTGGCCACGATCGGCGGCGTCACGGGCCTGTACCGCTCGGACGACGCCGGGGCGAACTGGGCGCGCATCAACGACGACAAGCACCAGTGGGGCAACATGGGCGAGGCCCTGACGGGCGACCCCAGGGTGTACGGGCGTGTCTACGTCGGCACCAACGGGCGCGGCATCCTGTACGGCGACCGCACGGGCCCGCCGGTAACCGTCACCCCCACCCCGACCCCGACGGTGACCCCCACCGTCACGCCCACCGTGACCCCGACCGTCACCCCCACCACGGGGTCGGGCTGCGCGGCGACGTACAAGGGAGTCAACGAGTGGTCGGGCGGCTTCCAGGCGGAGGTCACCGTCAAGAACACGGGCGCGGCGCAGATCACGGGCTGGAAGGTGACCTGGACCTGGGCGGGTGACCAGAAGATCAGCCAGCTCTGGGGCGGCACCCCGGCCCAGACGGGCGCCAACGTGAGCGTCGTCAACGCCGGCTACAACGGCACCCTGGCACCGAACGGCACGACGTCGTTCGGCTTCACGGGCACCTACACCGGCACCAACACCCCACCCGCCACCCTCACCTGCGCCCCGGCGTAG
- a CDS encoding DoxX family protein: MIVIVLLVATLAFRLLGALGVARFATWRVSAAHGLAVMLVMTAGAHFVPAGVTFMPNQADMVAMVPPFVPFPALVVALTGVLELAGAAGLVLERTRRAAGICLALLFVALLPANVYAALAGQDVTPLWQRIPEQVLYIAIALWAAARRRELNRGSSRELSRV, from the coding sequence GTGATCGTGATCGTTCTGCTGGTCGCCACGCTGGCGTTCCGGCTGCTGGGCGCGCTGGGTGTGGCCAGGTTCGCCACCTGGAGGGTCAGTGCCGCCCATGGTCTGGCGGTCATGCTGGTGATGACGGCCGGCGCGCATTTCGTCCCGGCAGGCGTGACGTTCATGCCCAACCAGGCCGACATGGTGGCCATGGTGCCGCCGTTCGTGCCGTTCCCGGCCCTGGTGGTCGCTCTGACCGGCGTGCTGGAGCTGGCCGGCGCGGCCGGGCTCGTGCTCGAAAGGACCCGCAGGGCCGCCGGGATCTGCCTGGCGCTGCTCTTCGTGGCCCTGCTGCCGGCCAACGTGTACGCCGCCCTCGCCGGCCAGGACGTGACCCCGCTCTGGCAGCGGATCCCCGAGCAGGTCCTCTACATCGCGATCGCCCTGTGGGCCGCCGCGCGCCGCCGCGAGCTCAACCGTGGGAGCAGCCGCGAGCTCAGCCGCGTGTGA